TGTCAGACTTAAATGAACACTTTCTGTGTTGAATTAGAAGTATTGATTTTGCTGTGTAATGTCTTCTGTATAagaatgttttaaaagtgttttttgttttgcttgccCCTAGCACTGATCATTTCTAATTGGGTTTGGCTTAGTTAGCTGGACCTACTGTTGACTTATATGAGGGATGCCTTTTGGAGgttcaggaaaaaaactgactgaACTAAAATGGGGGACCACAGTTCTGTAGGCTTGCTGTTGGAGATGTGCCCCTCACACCTCTTCTGATGCAGCAGAAGAGGAGCCTCAATGTGGGTAATCGTCACGCCCATGGTCCGGTGCCCCCATAATCGCAGGCAGTTTGCATGCCGCCAGCGTTTGGGCGAGGGGAGGGGTCCCCACCCCCCCGAGTGGAAATCACCGGAACGTCCCCCGTGGCAGTCGGCTGCTCGTCTCTTCATCTGgctgtccatctgtgtgtgtttgagcatcCTGGTGCCCACATAGCCATACTGCTGCATCGGTTCACGGCTCGTAGGACTGGAAACGTGTACCTTTGTCTCCTTCTCAAggacactttattttttaaccacACTCAAATGTCCTCTACATATGTAGTTTTCTGGAAATGGCTCTGGACTTGTAGCTCAGGTTCAAACCCTGGGGCTGGGGTGTTGCTGATGTATACCCAAAGAAGGAATTTAACAATACATATGCAATACATATCCGATGCTCACAATGTCTGTAAATACCTAAGCTCTGTAGGTCATGCTGGAACAGCGTGCTTTCCAAGCGAATGAATAATACATGCCTCCACTGCGCTCTGGGcactgtgaaaaatgacagagtATGCTAAATATGTTCAACATAGGATGGCGGTAGCATGCATACGACCAGATAGTGTTGTAGAGGTTGgtttcacaaacacatgtgGTACATGTTCTATTTCTAAAAGAGACTCCCACATAAAACACTTTGGATACTGAgacactgacctcagatcagtgctgCTTGGTGGTCTTGAGAGGACAGGAAGCTTAATCAGACAGTAGTGGGTGAGGGGGAACAGAATGAATTCGGATGCCCAGTTTaacagaggagggaaggaaggagaaggCAGCCTCGGCTGCCATTAAAGCGATGTCTGTCttttgtgacctatgtaagttgcactggatgagagcatctgctaaatgacagtaatgtaatgcaatgtaatgcgTCGCAGGGAAGCTTCAGAGCTGCCTTGATCATCGGCACGGGAGTTTCTGAAACACTTTGAAATCACTGCGTGCTCGGTTCGAAGTAAGGGTTCACGCAGGGCGCTTTGGCTGTTTGTTCAGAGGCTTCAGACGTCCCCCAGAGGAAGGGTCAGGGAGTCATTTCCTTTTGACGTGCGTCTGCTTGGCATTTGGCGCTTGCAGGTGACAGGCTCATCTTTGGCTTTGTCTTTTCTCCTCCCCTTTTATCGTTTCCCGGTGGCTGTCTCTCGCGGTCACTCGTCTCTCCTCTGGTCTCAGTGCGTATTTCACGCTGGCTTGCTTTCACTCCTGTGGACGGACGGGCGTTCCTCTGTCCGGGCTGGAAGTGTGTGAGGTGGGGCTGGCAGCGTTGCCTGCGCTCAAGTCTGcagagagcctgtgtgtgtgtttgtatgtacgTGTCAGGCATGGCCACCTGTCATGTGGACTGCGTGTCCACCACGTGCGCACGCTGACGGAACTCTCGTTAGTCCTCATGGAAACGGGCCGTTCTGTGTCCCCTCTGACACACGCATCCTCTCTGACATGTGCTACTTTTCAATGTCTTTTGTCCTCACTACAGGCAGAAAATCATACATGGCTGTACAGTTCAGGTacagaaacatttctgcaatGTGACTCTTTTTTCGCTAGAATTGTGCCAAAACTGGAAGCAGATCCTTTCCCTTTGTTTTGATTGTGATTACTAAAAGTTGACCTTAAGTCAGTGACCACAGAGACTGTTGATATGCTTGTGGCTGTTAGTGGTTGTTCTAGTGACTTAACACCGGGATCCCATTGTAGTGTCATAACACGTGCTCTCATGCAGTGTGCTTGTTATGTACAGTGTCTTTATAGCTCTTGCAGTAAATTACAGTTGAATCTGATGAGGTTCTGGATCTTGAGAGATCCTGAGGGGCCAGGTGCGATCAggctgagagagggggtggggggggggggcttgcagGTGTGAGCAGGCAGGGTTAAAGGCTAAAAGTGTAGCAGTCATGGTGTGACCTGTATATCAAGGACTCCTGCTCTGTGACCTGGGTGCTGGTTTACGGGCGGGCACAGAGGTGTCGATGAGGCCTCTGGATGAGAGGTGTGGGGGTCCGAGGGACACTATCTCCGCGGGACAGTGACCACGCCTTTGCTCTGGGGGGCGAGTGACGCTCTGCCAGAGACACAGATGCGGAAGTGGGTTGAGCGCAcgtgtgaaatgtgaaatgtcagcAATCCCAGTTGCCCTGGATACGGCctgcataaacaaataaataatgctgcTACAGTACTTGTATAGTGGTTcctatatatataatatatggtACTGTGATGTTATTTATAAAGAGGGGTGACTAACGTTACCCTTATGCTCCAGCATCGTTATGCTGGCATGACAGTACAGCAAGGTCATGAGAGCTTGGGTTGGAAGGTCTGTGCTATATGTGTCAGAACgcatctctctgctgtttgcttGCTCCCAGTAATAATCTCTGTGCTGATACCGCGCGGGCATAGGGGACCCTGAGCTATGCAGCAGTAACCTCGCCGCGTGGCCTCACGGCTGTCACAAGCTGTCCCAGGCTGCGGTTCAAAGCCACCGGAAAGAGTTGAGACAATCAAAATTCAGTGACATTTAACGGAGCTTCCTGGATGATTCCAAATGACTGTGAACTTCTGAGAGGCTGTGGAGGGGGTCCTTTCtttgacggggggggggggggggggggggggcgatctGGTGTGCAGGAAGCACAGAGCATGTTAAACCACTTCTCTTACATGTATGGCTTCCACATGCTAGGGCTGGGAACTCTTCATTtaggaagaagagagaagaagagggagagagggagaagaagagaaaaaaacagagagagaggggggaatagagagagaaggaaagggagagatagagggacagagaataagagggagacagagggggatgggggatagagagtgggagaggggtattgagagaatgagagtgagagagggatagaaagaaagagagggatagagagaaggagaacgggatagagaaagaaggagagggagacaggaatagacagaaaaaaagagaggtagagagggataaaggaagatagagagagaggggttatagagagagaaggagagggagaggaggatagaaagagaaagagaggcacgGGAGGTAGATtaagagagagcgaaagagagggaggcaagAGGAGTATAGGGGAAAATTGAGCCGTGGGGTGTTCGAATCAGATCAAAGTAAATCCCTGACTTAGGGAGGGATTCATCAGCGCCCTTGATTCTTTGACTGCTTCTCCAAGGGCAAGCTGTCCTCCGTCTGTGTGGAGTCTGCATGCGTTTCCAGCAGTCCTGATGGTGGGTAACTAGGTCGCCCAGCGAGGGTGTAGTaagtgaaggggaggggggtctgaCTGAGAATGAACACTTCTGCTCCAGGCAGAACCTGACAAATTGGGGTGACTGTTGATGCTAACGACCTGAAATTGTGCAGGTTATTGTGGACTAAGTGGACAACCAGGAGCCGCTCAGTAACATATGGAGTTTTCCACATCATTCAGTGCTCGCACCGTGACGGCAGGTGATTGACTGGGTTTGGACTACTGACAAGCCCCATTAAAGTGGGACGGGGTACGTGGGCAGAGAATTTGGAAGGGCACCTTGAGGCGCTCAGAGGGAATGTGgcttgtttggaaaaaaaatagggGCTCTTTCTGTCCTCTGGATTGTTTGTGTGATTCAAAGCGTTAGGGGTGCTGTCCTctgatgcatgctgggtaaacaGACCTGGGTTTAAGGCTGTCGGGGATGGGTCAGACTGAGGAAACGATCCTCTGTCATTAGGTATTTATCTGCGGTGATTCATCCCTCAAATCACACCGCCTGCTCTGCAGTCCAAGCAAGTGGCAgaaatgggcggcagtgtggcatagaggtaatgagcagggctcgtaaccgaaaggttgctggtttgattccctgcttctgcacccttgggcaaggtacttaacacacagttgcatcagtaaatatccagctgtacaatgGCTAacgtaaaattgtaacctacgaAAGTCGCTCTTTgtctaaatgataataatgtaaatgcagcCTTTTGGAGCTGGCCTGTGTGCTGGCTCTTTCCTGTAGAGTTTTAGTTCAGAcccactccctctccaccccttctatttctctctctgtctctctctctctcaaaaaaaaaaaaaaattaagaaaaaattaaaGGTGCTTGATTGGCAGGAAAGACAATTgttgtgttgccaaagcaacaacATGAACAATTCAGCAATTAATCAAATATAACCATACAGATTAAAAGAACACAGGTATACATACAGGTTAGGTTGATAAACAATTAACAACAATAAACCCAACGGAGTGCATACTACAATAAACTGTAAATTGATCAATTATTAATGAAGTAATTATTgtgatatatgtattttttgtcagCTTACTATTGGTGTTGCAGCTCACTGTCACTGCAGTCTCCGTCTGTCAGGCTATGGCATGCGGCCACAAACTGGGCTGCTAGTGGGGCTGTGGGTCCCTCTCTCGGTATGGTTGACATTTTGTCAGTCTCCCTCAGTTGCTCAAAATGTGGGAGGACAGACTTGATGTTTAAAACGAATAATTCCCTTGCATGGGAGttttttgcctctctctctctttctccatctgtgaACTCAAAAATTCCCAAGCAGTGGAGTCCTGACGAGCCTCTCTCGGTGTTGCAGTTTAAATAACCTTTCCAATGAAAAGCGCCCATCCAGAAAAGACGTGAATTGCCGGCCGATCGCTCGCGTGGATCTACGTCTCTCCCTAGGCCAAGCGGGCGGGAGCGGCGGTAAAAACGTGTGACTCAGGCATAACCGCAGCGCCATTTCCTGTCCCCTCTCACATCTGGGCGTATCCTTTTGGCCTCGATTTTTTCACTGGGCCTTTGCACGGCCCGCCACTGCAAGAGCCAACATGCTTTTCATTCCCGCTGATGTGTTTGTTCTTGATAGGTGATTCCTGACTGTAATCTCTCTGATAATGAATCTGAGCGTcgcccctcacccctcacccccctggACGGGACGAGGCATCCCACCCCCTTTCCCGTGATTAATGCTGTCCTTTCCCTTGTTTCACAGATCAAGGAAAGATGTAATGCGGATTACAGCGTGACACGCCATTGACACCGAGGCATCCgcaggcagggggagagagagcagggctcGAGCAACGAAGGTCCTGGTTAGACTCCTGCTGGATTTACCCTCTACTGGCCCCCGTCTGGTTTTGCCTCCTCTGACTGACTGAAATCGGCACTTCTGACCCCACAGAGAAGGCGGTCAATTAAACAGCTGGGAGgtggaaaaagacaaaaaacatccaaaaaaaagaGTGTAGATACAATCAAAAATGGAAACGCTCTCCCAGGACTCGATTTTGGAGTGCCAGATCTGTTTCAACTACTACAGCCCGCGGCGCCGGCCCAAGCTGCTGGACTGCCGGCACACCTGCTGCTCAGTGTGCCTGACCCAGATGAGGACCAGCCAGAAGGAGATCCGGTGCCCCTGGTGCCGGGGCGTCACCAAGCTGCCGGCGGGCCTCTCGGTGTCCCAGCTCCCTGACGACCCGGACATCGTCACCGTCATCGCCATTCCGCACGCCTCCGAGCACACGCCCGTCTTCATCCGGCTGCCTAGCAACGGCTGCTACATGCTGCCACTGCCCGTCGCCAAGGAGCGGGCCCTGCTGCCGGGCGACCTGGGCTGCCGGCTCCTGCCTGGCGGGCAGCAGAAGGGCGTGGCCGTAGTGGCAGTGCCCGAGCAGCAGCCCCttggggtggggctggaggggccggagggggaggtgggggagaggcGGGTGCCAGGGGGGAAGGGCTCCACCTGGTCCGGGGTGTGCACCGTCATCCTGGTGGCCTGcgtccttctcttcctcctggGCATCGTCCTGCACAACATGTCCTGCATCTCCAAACGCTTCACCGTCATCTCCTGTGGCTGAGGGAGGCGGGGGTTGGTTTGGGTGTGTCCCCGCCCTCGACCCCGCCCCCTGGCCCTGCCTTCAAGAGGCGGGACATAataaagagacagacaaaaaacaccacacaaaaaGGATTTTGCACTTGTGCGGAGCttagaggaagagagaggaggggatggCAAGCAGAGACTAGGGTTTAAACCCgctgggagagcgaggggtTTGCAATAACACAGGACACCAACTCATTCCAGTCtacgccccctccccccagtaCCCCTCAAACCCTCCACACATTCCATCACACGGAGAGGGTTTCAGGGGCGGGGGACACTCCCTGCTgtcttgtggggggggggggggactatgACACACCATTGCTGGTATGCCTATGTCCTGTGATCAGTAGAACAAAAGCAGCAGACGCATTTTCAGCTAATTGTCAGAATCACGCATCTGTCTCCCATGACTATCTGGAGGTGCGGTATTACGTATCTGAATGTGGCTTCCTCTTGTGATCGGTGCTGCAGTATCTCAATATTTAGAGTCAACTTCTAGCCAAGTGTCGTTTGTTAATTAACGGGATTAACCTGATCTACTGTCTCTTAATTTTTTTCGATCCTATTTGTATGAAAACCTGTTGATGTTGCTCAAGCTTACacattgttttttatatatacatatatatactacCATAGGCATTGATATGTGGTCATGTTTCTATAATAACAGGGAAACTTGTACTGTGTTTGTTAAATACCAGCATTATAGAGAGGAAGCACATGGTTACAGAGGCACCTCAGAGCTACTGGTGATAGAAGTACATTACTCTCCAATGGCTGTGATTCCTTTGTTTACTACACTGGCACTGAGTGTAGGTGGTGACTACTTTAGATTCAGTAAGCCAGCACTTCAGGCCCGCTGAAATGCTCCAGGCCGAACCCCAACACCCCAATTTCTGTTGCTGTGCCCCCATTATTCTTTACACAAGAAAGGAATGCAGCTGGAGATCGGCTGTTTCAACAAAACTCAATCTTTGATGAGCTTTTCACTTGTTTACTTTGTGCCAAATGATTTTCACAGTATGAAAGCAATTCATTGTACACACAACAGGGTGAAAAACCCAATatgtgtaaaagaaaaaaaaagattgtataattattgtaattacgacttttgttctgctgtgtttttcttaaaaaatgagGGGACTCGACCCCTGACAAGCTGCATGACTGATTTCGGAAGACTGTGTTCGGTAAAGGCGTGTATCGGCCAGCTGGACCGATAGCTATAAAACAGCATATGGTGAGGTTTGGATACTTTTCGGGGATGCATAAAACCAGACATGAGGAAAGCTTGATCTCTTGAGCAATACACATTGCGTCTCTCCGTTAAGAATCCTGATTGAGGAAGATTTCTTAAGGATTTCCTGTGAGTTACTTTACTTAGGGTCAGTCGAAAAGCTGTAGTTCGTAACCTGTAGGTACCGTTCCTATCATCAGTTGGTGTGTTGCAGTGGAGATGGGAGACTCTGGTTGGTGTAGCAACATGCACCagctgctctgattggttgattttCTGTGGGTCTTACCATTATGAAGGAGTTGATGAAGAATGCTGGTACTCCATTTTGCGTGATGAAACAGGAACTGGGAACCAGTGCTATACTGTCTGATATGGTTTCCAAAAGTGTTAATCACAAGTTATTTTTTCAGCTTCTATGAAAAGGTAGTCaattggaaatggaaaaaaaatgaatcaaaacctCTGATGCAGTCTTAAAAAGGGTACGCAACATTGTCGTAATGCCTCACAGCGTTTGCATCGATTTGAATGCAGTTCCCCCTTTAAGAGTGGCAGCccactgttactgtttttaaactGCGGGGAAAAGATGGCAGCTCAGACATTGCTGGGCATCGATATGAGAGAAACGGTGAAGGCACTTTTGATGGATGTGTAAGTATTTGGATAAGCCCCACAGGGGTTATTGCAGCTTGAAGCGCTGCTGCGTCAGCATGACATGTTTGATATAAGCAGACCTTCATACTTCTAATGTGACAGTTTATTGTCTGCTGGCTTATTGTCCAGTGTTTTTTCCCATTAAGTGTCCAGTGTTTTTTCAAAATCTTATTAGAAACTGCAGCAGGGATCATTCCACAGCCAGGGAGAAGTCCTGTCTTTGTCATTTGGATTTTGCTGTCAAAGTCTGTTgaagctgcagttttttttttcttctgttttttcctcttcgtgaaatgaaatgtactttGGGGAATATTTTAGCAGACACGCATTCCACTTTCGCTCTGGCTACCATGATAACTCAGtggtttaaaaatgacacaagggTCGTTAGTCAgttcatttctcttttctcttaaACTGGTGGTCCAGTGTTACTACACTGCATTATTAAGAATTCTGTGGGGATGGAGAATTACACATAATTATCTGTACTggagaaaagtggaaaaaaaaaaaatgcaggatcCACAAGCTGGGGGTGGCGGGATTctatttggaattttttttgtgaatttcagcTCGTTAAATTTCGTTTTAAAAGCTTTAATGTCATCATTTATCGCCGATTCCGGTTTTATTGAAAGATGGGTTTTAATGATGGTGATGTATTCGTAAAGGTTCCTGCCAAACCCTCGTTATGATGTCATAACAGGGGAATCCTGTCCTCTAGTGTAGCTTCCCTACTCCTTCCTCTTCATTGGCCTTAATTTAGGGcctttttttacattgctgTGGTCCGTAGGGGCCGATGAATACAATCTTTAATGATAtctgtttcatgcattttacGGCATTCTTTTTGAGACTGTTTGGTCTCGTCTTCAAAAATACAGGCTGTTAGGCTCCTGGGTGGCTCAGTGATTAAGAGACTTGTCTCGAGCGTGATCTGAGCTGTCTGGGCTGGGTTTGATCCTAGCCGAGTCGTCACCCGACActgaccgggagcccacagtggtggaacaaaccAGCCTTGTTCTGCCGCAGGTGGAGGGCGGGTAGATCGGACAGGATCTCCTCATCTCATCTCTCTCAGGCACCTCCCAGGTTTCTCAGATGACGTCAGTGGAGTAgggcctatcctccaatcagtgccTGCTCAGCTGTTGCGATCtctgtgacttgcagtgtgaaaagtagCCGATGGCCGTGTGCGAGTGAACCGGAGGATTTGTATTCGCCCATTGTGCTTCAGTGCTGCTGCGTGCGTGCTGAGGTTGTTGCAGTTAGACAAGCCTGATACAAAATTTCCAATTCCGAAATAGGGTTGcattaaaggggaaaaaaagggaaaaaagaaattccaGGCTGTGATCAACTTTCAAAACACAAGTGAGAGCATCCAGCCTGGTTGCTTATCTGTTTAATGTGCCCTTCTCGACAGTTTGCTTTCCAATGgatcacaaatcacaaataacCAATGCCCCATCTGCAGACTCTCGTGGATGCTACGTAACTCTGGTGCCAACGCAATGGAAGGTGTGCGCTAAAAAGTGACATTAGCCGCGTCTGACAGCCTGGAGGAGGATGCTGAGTTTCACTCTCCATGCCCATCTGAAAGCCCCCAAATCGCTGGGAACTGAACCACGCAAAAAAGCTCTCGCTACTGTACCACTGTTTATTACTAGCTTTACCTGGATTTGTTAGGCACTGACATGAAGGAGGCTGGGCTACGGCCTACCCCTGCACTGTGCTCCGCTAGTACTGAGGTCTCTATGTAAAGTTCCTGTTGTAgttactgtttgtgttgggGGTTGACGCAAGCAGGTGTTTTAGTGAACATTAAAAGAACTTCTGAAATGAAACTTGCTGGCTGAAGttgatgttttgtgtgttgcgTGTTTTAACTGATGTAACGGGGTGGCTTCATATCATGTTCAACTTTCCTTTGGTCATTTGAGATATCATTCAGGACTCAAATGATCAGTCAGTCACTCCAAACCACAGCGTTGCATGCATATGCAGGAAAGCAATGCTCCAGTTTACAAAACAGTTTCGCAATGGTATTAGCCTGTAATTATGATCACTGTCCTGGATAAGATCtcagagacaaaacacaaaGGTTACGTTGTTTTGAGAGGACATGGTTTCATGTCTATAAAGTTGACTCTGTGGAATACCTCCTAGTGCAATGGGAATGGATGGCCATTTTGAGAGGTGGGGTTAAGTGGATGACACAAATCGTGGTCAGACCACAGTCACAGTTGATTGGCCAGAACTATACAGTTTCCTCTTtgacagtccccccccccccccaccgtttAACTGTGGGGGGCTCAGGCTGGGGAGCACAGCTCCCTTCCTGCCAAGAGGAAAACAACCAGTGTGCACCAGGCCACCGTGTTCAGAAAGAGGAAGCCTTTACAGTGAAACTGAGATACCACTTACACACCTCACACCCAACTGACAAAAAAGGGAAGTGTTGTTTATGAGAGTTGACTAGAACGGTGTGCCCGCGTTTATCCTGCGTGCTGATACACCGCGTAATAAATCCATCCATTTAAACGCGGCACAATGAAAAGCCGTGGCTTTGAGCCCTTCTGTAACTCTTAATGGCGGGTCTTTATCTCTCCTTGTAAAGCCAAGCTGCCTCTATCTGTCGGATTGGCTAAAACCAATAAAACGAAGCGTACTTGTCTTTCGTGTTATTGTTTCCAGTGAAATACGGATTGCGTGTATGCTGCAAAGCAAATCAGGTCACAGGCGCGAGGCTTTGCAGAACAAGGGAATTCAGGCTAGTATGTTGAATTAGGTCTTTTATATTGTAATGAATGCCCTaatcatttatgttttcataaaacTATGCAAAAAGGGCACACAATTGGTGAGATTCACTGGCTATAACAAATTCACAGAAACCAGAAGTGAACAATTGCTTGATATTATAATAATCAATTAATGAATAACTGatgttttcatggaaaaaagtaattggTAAATTAACTGATTTTGCACAGCCATACGCAATATTACTTAACATGTTGAAAGACAACTTTCAGCAGGGTCATACAGGTAGACAggtaaatatgaaattatgacaAATTCCATGCGACACACATCGACAAAAAACGATTCTGACGAGCactcagtaaataaatgtacgTTGCTACTTCTGTGCCCGAGTTCACTCCCCATCTAATTCTCACCTTGTCTGGTCTCATTTatgctgtcactgtgtgcaCGTCTGTCCCCTCTACAAACCTGTGCGGCTGCCTAGGGGACAGGGTGGTACAGTGTGTTTAAGTATTTTTACGATAGAACGAGCCGTAAAAGCAGGCTGTGATGAACCGGGATGAATCGATTTATTTGTGATGTGATCTCGCTGGAATGCCCACAGTTTATTGTAAAAACGAACTCCCACTCCGCTAAACCTcctcacgccccccccccccccccccccccccccacacacacacacacacccctccccatgGTGATATGGAACCGCGACGTGAAAATTTGTCATGCAGTGTTTGGCCGAACTAGTTTGGCGTAAGGTGCCGTACGGAATTGAAAGAAAGTCTGTTCATTCTACAGGACTTGTGCGGTACGGTGAGAACAACTGCATGGAGTTAACACCCGGAGATGCAGTTTCTTTGCATGtactgcttttaaaaacacattaatcatctctctctctgtctctctctctgtatatgtatgtatgtatatatatatatatatatatatatatatatatatatatatatatatatatatatatatatatatatatatatatatatagcttcGTCCATCTGTCACTATCTCCATATCTCCATATTCCTCCCTCCAAATTTCTCCATTTTGCTAATTCATTCAAGG
The nucleotide sequence above comes from Megalops cyprinoides isolate fMegCyp1 chromosome 2, fMegCyp1.pri, whole genome shotgun sequence. Encoded proteins:
- the LOC118773486 gene encoding E3 ubiquitin-protein ligase RNF152-like, yielding METLSQDSILECQICFNYYSPRRRPKLLDCRHTCCSVCLTQMRTSQKEIRCPWCRGVTKLPAGLSVSQLPDDPDIVTVIAIPHASEHTPVFIRLPSNGCYMLPLPVAKERALLPGDLGCRLLPGGQQKGVAVVAVPEQQPLGVGLEGPEGEVGERRVPGGKGSTWSGVCTVILVACVLLFLLGIVLHNMSCISKRFTVISCG